A window from Actimicrobium sp. CCC2.4 encodes these proteins:
- the ispC gene encoding 1-deoxy-D-xylulose-5-phosphate reductoisomerase has protein sequence MQNITILGATGSIGMSTLDVVARHPDRYRIHALTAHTKVVELAALCARFRPDVAVVGTAAAAQELTALLHADGIATEVSYGEAALCSVASGSACDTVMAAIVGAAGLAPTLAAARAGKKILLANKEALVMSGQLFMDAIAASGATLLPIDSEHNAIFQCLPQPYQRNLDHHGIARILLTASGGPFLERAVETLDLVTPDEAVAHPNWVMGRKISVDSATMMNKGLEVIEAHWLFGAAHERIEVVIHPQSVIHSMVSYVDGTVLAQLGNPDMRTPIAHALAYPERIVSGVAPLDLTRLAKLEFRQPDLLRFPCLKLAYDALSTGGSAPAVLNAANEVAVEAFLDGRIGFRQIDQLIARVMHAASFEAVPDIAGLLEQDRHARQLANAFLTT, from the coding sequence ATGCAAAACATAACGATACTTGGCGCCACCGGCTCGATCGGGATGTCTACCCTCGACGTCGTCGCGCGCCATCCGGATCGCTATCGTATTCACGCGTTGACCGCCCACACCAAAGTCGTCGAACTGGCCGCCTTGTGCGCGCGTTTCCGGCCGGATGTTGCCGTGGTTGGCACTGCCGCTGCCGCGCAGGAACTGACGGCGCTGCTTCACGCCGATGGCATTGCCACCGAGGTCAGCTACGGCGAAGCCGCGCTATGCAGCGTTGCCAGCGGCAGCGCTTGCGATACCGTGATGGCAGCCATCGTCGGCGCTGCGGGGCTCGCCCCTACGCTGGCAGCGGCCCGTGCCGGCAAGAAAATCCTGCTGGCCAACAAGGAGGCGCTGGTGATGTCCGGCCAGCTGTTCATGGATGCGATTGCCGCCAGTGGCGCGACACTGCTGCCAATCGATAGCGAACACAACGCGATTTTCCAGTGCCTGCCGCAACCCTACCAGCGCAATCTTGATCACCATGGCATCGCCCGGATTTTATTGACAGCGTCGGGCGGTCCGTTTCTCGAGCGTGCCGTCGAGACACTCGATCTGGTCACGCCGGATGAAGCGGTCGCGCATCCGAACTGGGTCATGGGCCGCAAGATTTCGGTCGACTCGGCAACGATGATGAACAAGGGGCTGGAAGTCATCGAGGCACACTGGTTGTTCGGTGCCGCGCATGAGCGCATCGAAGTCGTGATCCATCCGCAAAGCGTGATCCATTCGATGGTGTCCTACGTCGACGGCACGGTGCTGGCGCAGCTCGGCAATCCCGACATGCGCACGCCGATCGCCCATGCACTGGCATATCCGGAACGCATCGTCTCGGGCGTCGCACCGCTGGATCTGACCCGGCTGGCCAAGCTGGAATTCCGCCAGCCCGACCTGTTGCGCTTTCCGTGCCTGAAGCTGGCGTATGATGCTTTGTCCACGGGGGGCAGCGCGCCGGCGGTGCTCAATGCCGCCAACGAGGTAGCCGTCGAAGCTTTTCTTGACGGACGCATCGGCTTCCGCCAGATCGATCAGCTGATCGCCCGGGTCATGCATGCCGCTTCTTTCGAGGCGGTTCCGGATATCGCCGGTCTGCTCGAACAGGACCGGCATGCCCGCCAACTGGCTAACGCATTCCTGACAACATGA
- the tsf gene encoding translation elongation factor Ts, which translates to MTVITAAMVGELRAKTDAPMMECKKALTEAGGDAVKAEELLRVKLGGKASKAASRVTAEGVVTAYIDGQIGAMVEVNCETDFVTKNDEFIALANACAKLVALHNPADVAALLALPLDGKTVDEQRAALIGRIGENMSVRRFERFDTSVKLASYLHGTRIGVTVEFDAADDQVGKDVAMHVAAMKPVSLSSDEVPADLIEKERSVAALKAAESGKPADIVTKMVEGSIQKFLKEVSLLNQTFVKNDKQTIEQMLKANSASIKSFKMFVVGEGIEKKQDDFAAEVAAQVAAAKQA; encoded by the coding sequence ATGACGGTAATTACAGCAGCGATGGTCGGTGAATTGCGCGCGAAGACCGATGCGCCAATGATGGAATGCAAGAAAGCGCTGACCGAAGCCGGTGGCGATGCAGTCAAGGCAGAAGAACTTCTGCGCGTCAAACTCGGTGGCAAAGCCTCGAAAGCCGCCTCGCGCGTGACCGCCGAAGGCGTGGTCACCGCCTATATCGACGGACAAATCGGTGCGATGGTCGAAGTCAATTGCGAAACTGATTTCGTCACCAAGAACGATGAGTTCATTGCCCTGGCTAACGCCTGCGCAAAACTGGTCGCGTTGCACAACCCTGCCGACGTGGCAGCATTGCTGGCCTTGCCGCTCGATGGCAAGACAGTCGACGAACAGCGCGCTGCGCTGATCGGCCGTATCGGCGAAAACATGTCGGTGCGCCGTTTCGAGCGTTTCGATACCAGCGTCAAGCTGGCTTCCTATTTGCACGGCACACGGATCGGCGTCACCGTCGAATTCGATGCGGCTGATGACCAGGTCGGTAAAGATGTCGCGATGCACGTTGCCGCGATGAAGCCGGTGTCGTTGTCGTCGGACGAAGTGCCTGCCGACCTGATCGAAAAAGAGCGCTCGGTAGCGGCACTCAAAGCGGCCGAATCCGGCAAGCCGGCTGACATCGTCACCAAGATGGTTGAAGGCTCGATCCAGAAATTCCTGAAGGAAGTCTCGTTGCTCAACCAGACCTTCGTCAAGAACGACAAGCAGACCATCGAGCAAATGCTTAAGGCCAACAGTGCCTCGATCAAATCGTTCAAGATGTTTGTGGTCGGTGAAGGCATTGAAAAGAAACAAGACGATTTCGCTGCCGAAGTTGCGGCGCAAGTCGCTGCTGCAAAGCAGGCGTAA
- the uppS gene encoding polyprenyl diphosphate synthase has translation MTTHLSSTAAVPPVSAVPRHIAIIMDGNGRWATKRFLPRVAGHVKGVEAVRRAVEACARSGVEYLTLFAFSSENWRRPADEVSLLMRLFVTALDREVAKMHANGIRLKVVGELSRFDDKLRGMISNAERRTAGNTGLTVTICANYGGRWDIMQAMNQLVAQQPGRLDFTEDDLAPFLSMAYAPEPDLFIRTGGEERVSNFLLWQLAYAEMFFTETYWPDFDAVQLQLAVTSYQQRERRFGRTSEQLVDHKKAS, from the coding sequence ATGACGACGCATCTCAGTTCCACTGCAGCGGTTCCCCCTGTATCCGCGGTGCCGCGTCACATTGCCATCATCATGGATGGCAATGGACGCTGGGCCACCAAGCGCTTTCTGCCGCGCGTGGCCGGCCACGTCAAGGGCGTTGAAGCAGTGCGTCGCGCTGTCGAGGCCTGCGCACGTAGCGGTGTCGAGTACCTGACGTTGTTCGCTTTCAGCTCGGAAAACTGGCGACGTCCGGCCGATGAAGTGTCGCTGCTGATGCGGCTGTTCGTCACTGCGCTCGACCGCGAAGTCGCCAAGATGCATGCTAACGGCATTCGCCTGAAAGTCGTCGGCGAACTCAGCCGCTTCGACGACAAGCTACGCGGCATGATCAGCAATGCGGAACGTCGTACGGCCGGCAACACCGGCCTCACCGTAACCATTTGCGCCAATTACGGCGGTCGCTGGGACATCATGCAAGCGATGAATCAGTTGGTCGCGCAGCAGCCTGGTCGCCTCGATTTCACCGAAGACGATCTTGCCCCTTTCCTGTCGATGGCCTACGCACCGGAGCCGGACTTGTTTATCCGCACCGGTGGCGAAGAGCGGGTCTCGAACTTCCTGTTATGGCAGCTCGCCTACGCCGAAATGTTTTTCACTGAGACCTATTGGCCGGATTTCGATGCCGTGCAATTGCAACTGGCGGTCACCTCCTACCAGCAGCGCGAACGACGTTTCGGGCGTACCAGCGAACAGCTGGTGGATCACAAAAAGGCGTCCTGA
- a CDS encoding phosphatidate cytidylyltransferase: protein MLKTRIITAVVLLALLLLVVLSKSAELFLVTTTVFFAAASWEMMRLFAGKRPLGGAALWTALFLFLMLNARFVNQKVFFGICVALWVIRFAPSLKLGLPALDGFANRLLSLVYGIGVLGCFLAIAVLYSWSPLYLVSVMALVWIADIGAYFVGKAFGKHKLAPTISPGKTWEGAAGGFLAVVVLASGSVFIPALADTFAVHVQASWGWAGLVGVMVVFVGASIVGDLFESQLKRRVDMKDSSKLLPGHGGVLDRIDALLPTLPLAVLIGYWL, encoded by the coding sequence ATGCTCAAGACCCGAATCATCACTGCCGTCGTTTTGCTGGCGTTATTACTCCTCGTCGTGTTGTCCAAGTCTGCCGAGTTATTCCTGGTAACGACGACGGTATTTTTTGCCGCAGCGAGCTGGGAGATGATGCGATTGTTTGCCGGCAAGCGTCCGCTGGGCGGTGCTGCCTTGTGGACGGCCTTGTTCCTGTTTCTGATGCTCAATGCCCGCTTCGTGAACCAGAAAGTGTTTTTCGGCATTTGCGTGGCATTGTGGGTGATCCGCTTCGCACCCTCTCTGAAGCTGGGTTTGCCGGCACTCGACGGATTCGCCAATCGCCTGCTCAGTCTGGTCTACGGGATCGGCGTACTCGGTTGTTTTCTGGCGATCGCGGTGTTGTATAGCTGGTCACCGCTGTACCTGGTCTCGGTCATGGCGCTGGTCTGGATTGCGGATATCGGTGCCTATTTTGTCGGCAAGGCGTTCGGCAAGCACAAGCTGGCGCCGACCATTTCTCCCGGCAAGACCTGGGAAGGCGCGGCCGGTGGATTTCTTGCGGTCGTCGTGCTGGCCAGCGGATCGGTGTTTATCCCGGCGTTGGCAGACACGTTTGCCGTGCATGTTCAGGCCAGTTGGGGTTGGGCCGGCCTGGTGGGCGTGATGGTCGTGTTCGTCGGGGCCAGCATCGTCGGTGACCTGTTCGAATCCCAGCTCAAGCGCCGGGTTGACATGAAAGACAGCAGCAAACTGTTGCCCGGCCATGGCGGGGTGCTTGACCGCATCGATGCGCTGCTGCCGACCCTGCCACTTGCCGTGCTGATCGGTTACTGGCTCTGA
- the frr gene encoding ribosome recycling factor, translating to MTIVDVKKNTDVRMHKSIDTLKTDLAKVRTGRAHVGMLDHIMVDYYGNPTQLTQVANVTLVDARTLGVQPWEKKMVSVVEKAIRDADLGLNPSTQGDLIRVPTPALTEERRKEMVKLVKSEAEDAKIAIRNIRRDANEGLKKLIKDKECSEDDERRAQDEIQKMTDKFVAEIDKLVVDKEKEVLTV from the coding sequence ATGACCATTGTCGACGTCAAGAAAAACACCGATGTACGCATGCACAAGTCGATCGACACCCTGAAAACGGATCTTGCCAAGGTCCGTACCGGTCGTGCCCACGTCGGCATGCTGGATCACATCATGGTTGACTACTACGGCAATCCGACACAATTGACCCAGGTGGCCAATGTCACGCTGGTCGATGCCCGCACCCTCGGCGTCCAGCCGTGGGAAAAGAAAATGGTCTCGGTCGTCGAGAAAGCCATCCGTGACGCCGACCTCGGCCTGAACCCGTCAACCCAGGGCGACCTGATCCGCGTACCGACACCGGCCCTGACCGAAGAGCGCCGCAAGGAAATGGTCAAGCTGGTCAAGAGCGAAGCCGAAGACGCCAAGATTGCGATCCGCAACATCCGCCGCGATGCTAACGAAGGCCTCAAAAAATTGATCAAGGATAAGGAATGCTCGGAAGATGACGAGCGTCGTGCCCAGGATGAAATCCAGAAAATGACCGACAAGTTCGTTGCCGAAATCGACAAGCTGGTGGTCGACAAGGAAAAGGAAGTGCTGACGGTATAG
- the pyrH gene encoding UMP kinase has product MTQPAYKRVLLKLSGEALMGDDAYGINRATIERMVADVAEVAALGVELAIVIGGGNIFRGVAPGAQGMDRATADYMGMLATVMNSLALADAMRQAGITARVMSAISIEQVVEPYVRPKALQYLEEGKIVVFAAGTGNPFFTTDTAAALRGSEIGAQIVLKATKVDGVYSADPKKDPTATRYTTITFDEAISKHLQVMDATAFALCRDQKLPIKVFSITKPGALKRVIMGEDEGTLVHI; this is encoded by the coding sequence ATGACCCAACCAGCCTACAAGCGCGTGTTGTTGAAATTGTCGGGCGAAGCCCTGATGGGTGATGATGCTTACGGCATCAACCGCGCTACCATCGAACGCATGGTCGCCGATGTCGCCGAAGTCGCGGCGCTCGGTGTCGAGCTTGCCATCGTCATTGGCGGCGGCAATATTTTCCGCGGTGTCGCCCCCGGTGCCCAGGGCATGGACCGCGCCACGGCAGATTACATGGGCATGTTGGCTACCGTCATGAATTCGCTGGCCTTGGCCGATGCGATGCGTCAAGCCGGCATTACCGCCCGCGTGATGTCGGCCATCAGTATCGAGCAGGTCGTCGAACCGTACGTCCGTCCGAAGGCGCTGCAGTATCTCGAAGAAGGCAAGATCGTCGTCTTTGCTGCCGGTACCGGCAACCCGTTCTTCACGACCGACACGGCAGCTGCGCTGCGCGGCTCCGAAATCGGCGCCCAGATCGTGCTGAAAGCCACCAAGGTCGATGGCGTCTATAGTGCCGATCCGAAGAAAGATCCGACAGCAACGCGCTATACAACGATCACATTCGACGAAGCCATTTCCAAACATTTGCAAGTGATGGACGCGACCGCCTTTGCACTGTGCCGCGACCAGAAATTGCCGATCAAGGTGTTTTCGATTACCAAGCCGGGCGCGCTCAAGCGCGTCATCATGGGCGAGGACGAAGGCACGCTGGTCCATATCTGA
- the rseP gene encoding RIP metalloprotease RseP: MNLLQTLLAFMVALGSLVIIHELGHYSIARLCGVKVLRFSVGMGKVIYSRKFGPDQTEWAISILPLGGYVKMLDKREQPDLQLSDADLKREFTNQSVWRRIAIVAAGPAANFLLAILIFSGLYWYGVPEPAARLRAPAEQTVAFQAGVRGGELVTAINGKAVQGWSDLRWQLVQLSVEKTTAKIDLERANDGPAGGNRMSTITIPSTALGTDDLEGDFLGKLGLGLARSKTTLGRVEAGGAGQQAGLQSGDRILTVNGNVVADGDAFVNLVRASPATALNLTLLRAGQEVAAIVTPASIVREGKSIGQIKVEIASGVEMVTLRAAPVQAVSQAVVRTWDSSILQLKMLGKVITGEASIKNISGPITIADYAGQTARIGLVTYLGFIAAISIGLGVMNLLPIPVLDGGLLMYYSLEVLTGRPVSERVGQLGQRLGIGLLMTLMMVAVFNDIVRLVT; the protein is encoded by the coding sequence ATGAACCTGCTACAAACTCTTCTGGCCTTCATGGTCGCACTCGGTTCCCTCGTGATCATCCATGAGCTGGGACACTATTCCATCGCGCGTTTGTGCGGCGTCAAGGTTTTGCGCTTTTCCGTCGGCATGGGAAAAGTCATTTATTCGCGCAAGTTTGGTCCGGACCAGACCGAATGGGCCATCTCGATTTTGCCGCTCGGCGGCTACGTCAAGATGCTCGACAAGCGCGAGCAACCCGACCTGCAACTCAGTGACGCCGACCTCAAGCGCGAATTCACCAATCAATCGGTATGGCGTCGCATCGCCATCGTGGCAGCCGGTCCGGCGGCCAACTTTCTGCTGGCGATACTGATTTTTTCCGGATTGTATTGGTACGGTGTACCGGAACCGGCAGCGCGCCTGCGCGCACCGGCCGAACAGACCGTCGCTTTCCAGGCCGGCGTGCGTGGTGGCGAACTGGTCACCGCGATCAATGGCAAGGCCGTGCAAGGCTGGTCAGATTTGCGCTGGCAATTGGTCCAGTTGTCGGTCGAGAAGACCACCGCAAAAATCGACCTCGAACGCGCCAATGACGGTCCTGCCGGTGGCAACCGGATGTCTACCATCACGATTCCATCGACTGCACTCGGTACCGATGACCTCGAGGGGGACTTCCTCGGCAAGCTGGGTCTCGGACTGGCGCGCTCGAAAACCACGCTAGGCCGGGTCGAAGCCGGTGGTGCCGGCCAGCAGGCCGGCCTGCAATCGGGCGACCGTATTCTCACGGTCAATGGCAATGTCGTGGCCGATGGCGATGCTTTCGTCAACCTGGTCCGTGCGTCGCCAGCGACTGCATTGAACCTGACACTATTGCGCGCCGGCCAGGAAGTGGCCGCGATCGTGACGCCGGCAAGCATCGTGCGTGAAGGCAAAAGCATCGGGCAGATCAAGGTTGAGATCGCCAGCGGCGTCGAGATGGTGACGCTGCGCGCCGCGCCGGTACAAGCGGTGTCGCAAGCGGTCGTGCGGACCTGGGACAGCAGCATCCTGCAACTGAAGATGCTGGGCAAGGTCATCACCGGCGAAGCCTCGATCAAGAATATCTCCGGACCGATCACGATCGCCGATTACGCCGGCCAGACCGCACGGATAGGACTGGTCACTTATCTCGGGTTCATTGCCGCCATCAGCATCGGCCTCGGGGTCATGAATCTGCTGCCGATCCCGGTTTTGGACGGGGGTCTTTTGATGTATTATTCGCTGGAAGTTTTGACCGGACGGCCTGTTTCCGAGCGGGTCGGACAACTCGGCCAGCGCCTTGGAATAGGGTTGTTGATGACCTTAATGATGGTAGCTGTCTTCAATGACATCGTCCGCCTGGTTACCTGA